A genomic segment from Rahnella aceris encodes:
- a CDS encoding amidohydrolase: MSISLAEETNSIAPRHETGLEEQLIAYRRELHQHPELSNQEFVTTQKITQWLNAAGIRILSLGLKTGVVAEIGPEHGPVVALRGDIDALPIEEASGVPFSSQQPGVMHACGHDFHTSVILGAAHLLKAREDQLPGRVRLFFQPAEERFGGASQLIKAGALENVDAIFGLHNAPELPVGTFETKGGAFYANVDRFQITVTGKGAHAAHPEEGTDSIVTASHIVTALQTVVSRNVSAQEAAVVSVTRIEGGNTWNVLPQTVELEGTVRTYSNGIREQIPQRIRKVITGVADALGAKAELHWFGGPPAVVNTPRWADFALQAAAEFGYNAQVAQAQMGGEDFAFYLHHVPGAFVSIGSASDFGLHHPQFNPDESAIYPAANYFQQLAEKALSELTGK, translated from the coding sequence ATGAGCATTTCACTTGCCGAAGAAACGAATAGCATTGCCCCCCGACATGAGACAGGACTGGAAGAACAACTCATCGCTTATCGCCGTGAATTACATCAGCATCCTGAATTATCCAATCAGGAATTTGTGACCACGCAAAAGATTACCCAATGGCTGAATGCTGCCGGGATCCGCATTTTATCGCTCGGGCTGAAAACCGGTGTGGTGGCTGAAATTGGCCCGGAACACGGCCCGGTTGTTGCCCTGCGCGGTGACATCGATGCCCTGCCGATTGAAGAAGCCTCCGGTGTGCCGTTCAGTTCGCAACAACCCGGCGTGATGCACGCCTGCGGCCACGATTTTCATACCTCTGTTATTCTCGGCGCGGCCCATCTGCTTAAAGCAAGGGAAGACCAGCTACCGGGCCGCGTACGGTTGTTTTTCCAGCCTGCTGAAGAACGGTTTGGCGGTGCGTCGCAACTGATTAAAGCCGGTGCACTGGAAAACGTTGATGCGATTTTCGGCCTGCATAATGCGCCAGAACTGCCGGTCGGCACCTTTGAGACAAAAGGCGGCGCATTTTATGCCAATGTGGACCGCTTCCAGATAACCGTGACCGGCAAAGGCGCGCACGCCGCACATCCGGAAGAAGGTACCGACAGCATTGTCACCGCCAGCCACATTGTGACCGCGCTGCAAACGGTAGTCAGCCGCAACGTCAGCGCTCAGGAGGCGGCGGTAGTCAGCGTCACCCGTATTGAAGGCGGCAACACCTGGAACGTATTACCCCAAACCGTGGAACTGGAAGGCACGGTGCGCACCTACAGCAACGGGATCCGCGAGCAAATCCCTCAGCGGATCCGCAAGGTGATTACCGGGGTGGCAGATGCGCTGGGGGCGAAGGCCGAACTGCACTGGTTTGGCGGGCCGCCAGCGGTGGTGAATACACCGCGCTGGGCAGACTTTGCCTTACAGGCCGCTGCGGAATTTGGCTATAACGCGCAAGTGGCGCAGGCACAAATGGGTGGAGAGGATTTTGCATTTTATCTGCATCATGTGCCGGGTGCGTTTGTCAGCATCGGCTCTGCCAGCGATTTCGGCTTGCATCATCCGCAATTTAATCCTGATGAGTCGGCTATTTACCCGGCGGCGAATTATTTCCAGCAACTGGCAGAAAAAGCGCTGAGTGAATTAACCGGAAAATAA
- a CDS encoding GNAT family N-acetyltransferase, which produces MSEDIFIQTVPEDPLIAPVIEGLFGEYRDRYGDFFSSQPPEDDSVFSAPDGTFIVLLRNGAPIAMGAYKRYDEQTAELKRIWTHRALRRQGLAQKILHELERRAAAYGYRRVFLTTGFRQPEAVGLYLSHGYQPQFDTRLDPEVYSRPPYDGRLPFTKTLKADVPVTSSAT; this is translated from the coding sequence ATGAGCGAAGATATTTTCATTCAGACCGTGCCGGAAGACCCGCTGATTGCGCCGGTCATCGAAGGATTATTCGGTGAATACCGCGACCGTTACGGCGATTTCTTCTCGAGCCAGCCGCCGGAAGATGACAGCGTGTTTTCCGCGCCCGATGGCACCTTCATTGTTCTGCTGAGAAACGGCGCGCCCATTGCAATGGGCGCGTACAAACGCTACGACGAGCAGACTGCCGAACTCAAACGCATCTGGACTCACCGCGCGCTGCGCCGTCAGGGACTGGCACAAAAAATCCTGCATGAACTGGAACGTCGCGCAGCCGCGTACGGTTACCGGCGGGTATTTCTCACCACCGGATTCCGCCAGCCCGAAGCGGTCGGATTGTATTTATCCCACGGTTATCAGCCGCAATTCGACACCCGCCTCGATCCGGAGGTCTATTCCCGGCCACCGTATGACGGGCGCCTGCCGTTTACCAAAACGCTGAAGGCGGACGTGCCGGTCACGTCATCTGCAACGTAA
- a CDS encoding peptidylprolyl isomerase: MNRRLFIGGSLGLCAGVAMLPAAFKGVMAQRDIIEMQLESGTVSIRLFPDLAPGHVERIKSLVQAKFYDGMPFNRVIEGFMAQTGDPIKDTGLDYTKLPALAAEFNRLPFERGTVGMARSRHPHSARHQFFITSARAGFLDQNYTAFGKVTSGIELIDQLRRGASDIGTVVNPDVIKSMRLVSVRAV, from the coding sequence ATGAATCGTCGGTTATTTATTGGTGGAAGTCTGGGCTTGTGCGCGGGTGTTGCAATGCTTCCGGCTGCCTTCAAAGGGGTAATGGCTCAGAGAGATATTATCGAGATGCAACTGGAGAGTGGAACCGTGAGCATCCGCTTATTTCCCGATTTGGCCCCCGGGCATGTTGAACGCATAAAATCGCTGGTACAGGCCAAATTTTATGATGGCATGCCGTTTAACCGGGTCATAGAAGGCTTTATGGCACAAACGGGTGACCCGATAAAAGATACAGGGCTGGATTACACGAAATTACCGGCGCTGGCCGCAGAGTTTAACCGATTGCCTTTTGAACGCGGTACCGTCGGCATGGCCAGATCACGGCATCCGCACAGCGCCCGTCATCAGTTTTTCATCACCTCCGCGAGGGCGGGTTTTTTAGACCAGAATTACACTGCTTTTGGGAAAGTAACGAGTGGCATCGAGTTAATTGACCAACTCCGCCGGGGGGCTTCGGACATTGGCACGGTGGTCAATCCCGATGTCATAAAAAGCATGCGATTAGTGTCTGTCAGAGCCGTATAA
- a CDS encoding ABC transporter substrate-binding protein, translating into MMKHSVTITATAIAAILSFSSAAYAAPGIDLIANETPVNTPKSPEAVAKIPANFKFVEPGTLTVALAVLGSAPPFGLYARDNKTVIGSEADIARLVADGLGLKLKVVPASWEDWPLGVTSGKYDAAIYNITVTKDRKTKFDFATYREDTLGFYVKSDSKITSIKSAPDIAGKRIIVGSGTNQEAVLLAWDKENQAKGLPALKPQYVTDDAAATLAIQSGRADATFGPNVTGAYKALLTGKTKLVGTVPGGWPKTANIAVTLKKGNGLVDAVQASLNSAIASGAYIKVLDRWGESVEKIDHSEINPPGLGD; encoded by the coding sequence ATGATGAAACATAGCGTAACCATCACAGCCACCGCCATCGCGGCAATATTAAGTTTTTCATCAGCGGCATACGCCGCGCCAGGTATTGATCTGATTGCCAATGAAACGCCGGTGAATACACCGAAAAGCCCGGAAGCCGTGGCAAAAATCCCGGCCAACTTTAAGTTTGTCGAACCGGGTACGCTGACCGTGGCGCTGGCTGTGCTCGGCAGCGCCCCACCCTTCGGGCTGTACGCCCGTGACAATAAAACCGTGATCGGCAGCGAGGCGGATATCGCCCGTCTGGTCGCCGACGGTTTAGGCCTGAAACTCAAAGTGGTGCCGGCTTCGTGGGAAGACTGGCCGCTGGGCGTGACGTCGGGGAAATACGACGCGGCCATCTACAACATTACCGTCACCAAAGACCGCAAAACTAAATTTGATTTCGCCACCTACCGCGAAGATACCCTCGGTTTCTATGTGAAAAGTGACAGCAAAATCACCTCGATAAAATCCGCACCCGATATCGCCGGTAAACGCATTATTGTCGGCTCCGGCACCAATCAGGAAGCCGTGTTGCTGGCGTGGGACAAAGAGAATCAGGCCAAAGGATTACCGGCGCTGAAACCGCAATATGTCACCGATGACGCTGCCGCGACGCTGGCTATCCAGTCCGGTCGCGCCGATGCCACGTTCGGCCCGAACGTCACCGGCGCGTATAAAGCGTTGCTGACCGGCAAAACCAAACTGGTCGGCACGGTGCCGGGCGGCTGGCCGAAAACCGCCAATATCGCGGTGACGCTGAAAAAAGGGAATGGCCTGGTGGATGCCGTGCAGGCGTCGCTGAACAGCGCCATTGCCAGCGGAGCGTATATCAAAGTGCTGGACCGCTGGGGCGAAAGCGTCGAGAAAATCGATCACTCTGAAATTAACCCGCCGGGGCTGGGCGACTGA
- the acuR gene encoding acrylate utilization transcriptional regulator AcuR, with amino-acid sequence MMSAELSTEPDVPVKPRRGRPPRTAREFDDTREALIRSGLEVITETGYLSAGIDAVIKNIAVPKGSFYHYFKSKQDFGMAVLTAYGSFFAHKLDKFLLRAEVSPLQRIGAFVTHAGEGMAKFEFRRGCLVGNLLQESPLLPEDFSQKLKSILGEWEGRVANCLEEARQAGDIASVMPPAQLAQIFWSGWEGAVMRAKLYRSAEPLDQFWAYFRHTLQSPVHS; translated from the coding sequence ATGATGAGTGCTGAGCTTTCTACTGAACCTGACGTGCCAGTCAAACCGCGCCGCGGGCGTCCGCCGAGAACGGCACGCGAGTTTGATGATACGCGTGAAGCGCTGATCCGTTCGGGGCTTGAAGTGATCACCGAAACGGGCTACCTGTCGGCAGGCATCGACGCGGTGATTAAAAACATCGCGGTGCCGAAAGGATCGTTTTATCACTATTTCAAAAGTAAGCAGGATTTCGGCATGGCCGTTCTGACGGCTTACGGATCATTTTTCGCCCACAAACTCGACAAGTTTCTGCTCAGGGCTGAGGTGTCACCGCTGCAACGCATCGGTGCGTTTGTGACCCATGCCGGTGAGGGAATGGCAAAGTTTGAGTTCAGACGCGGCTGTCTGGTCGGCAATTTATTGCAGGAATCCCCGCTGTTGCCGGAAGATTTTTCGCAGAAACTCAAATCGATTTTGGGCGAATGGGAAGGCCGTGTTGCCAACTGTCTGGAAGAAGCCCGTCAGGCCGGAGATATCGCATCAGTCATGCCGCCTGCGCAACTGGCGCAGATTTTCTGGTCTGGCTGGGAAGGCGCGGTGATGCGCGCAAAACTGTACCGCTCGGCCGAACCGCTGGATCAGTTCTGGGCGTATTTCCGTCATACGCTGCAGTCACCTGTTCATTCATAA
- a CDS encoding alpha/beta fold hydrolase, whose amino-acid sequence MFIRPLKLTQHVDVQGSENATTLVLLHSLGTDLHLWDLQMPRLSERYRVIRLDIRGHGLSAVDSLQFSMSDLADDVVAALDHLHINEFYVAGVSIGGTIAQWIGFKIPKRVQGMIIVDTALVNAAPPSLWRARAEDVFHHGVEHLEMGILSKWVTPKFIDSPYAEGMKQMLRRTSVEAFAGCSYAIADTDLTDMNIPGVRAVVVRGSEDQLTPPDYAQRLADKRNAQLHTLPGAAHLPNYEQPEALTDEIISFIDNKNTH is encoded by the coding sequence ATGTTTATCCGGCCACTTAAATTAACTCAGCACGTCGATGTGCAGGGTTCTGAAAATGCAACGACATTGGTACTTCTTCATTCTTTGGGGACGGATTTGCACCTTTGGGATTTGCAAATGCCGCGTCTGAGTGAACGTTATCGTGTTATTCGCCTGGACATCCGTGGGCATGGATTAAGCGCAGTCGATTCCCTGCAGTTTTCAATGTCAGATTTGGCCGACGATGTGGTGGCGGCGCTGGATCATCTTCACATTAACGAGTTCTATGTTGCCGGGGTCTCAATCGGCGGAACAATAGCGCAATGGATTGGGTTCAAGATCCCCAAACGAGTTCAGGGAATGATCATTGTTGATACTGCACTGGTGAATGCCGCTCCGCCTTCGCTCTGGCGCGCCCGGGCTGAAGATGTATTTCACCACGGTGTTGAGCATCTCGAAATGGGGATTCTGAGCAAATGGGTCACACCGAAATTTATCGACTCGCCCTACGCGGAGGGTATGAAACAGATGTTGCGCCGCACTTCGGTTGAAGCCTTCGCGGGTTGCTCTTATGCCATCGCCGACACCGATCTGACCGATATGAATATTCCGGGGGTAAGGGCTGTGGTGGTCAGAGGAAGTGAGGATCAACTTACGCCTCCGGACTACGCGCAACGTCTGGCCGACAAGCGCAATGCCCAATTGCATACCCTACCCGGCGCCGCCCATTTACCGAATTATGAGCAACCCGAAGCGCTCACTGATGAAATCATCTCGTTCATTGATAACAAGAATACGCATTAA
- the acuI gene encoding acrylyl-CoA reductase (NADPH), which translates to MKALVLEQQDKATLAEVKEIALPDMAAGDVLVDISWSGLNYKDALAITGKGKIIRQFPMVPGIDFAGHVSRSNDPRFSVGQSVILTGWGVGETHWGGLAEQACVKGDWLVALPEGLAARNAMIIGTAGFTAMLCVMALEEAGVTPESGTVVVTGASGGVGSTAVALLHTLGYTVAAVTGRESTHDYLRKLGASEILSRDDFAETRPLEKQVWAGAVDTVGDKVLAKLLAQTNYGGCVAACGLAGGFNLPTTVMPFILRNVRLQGVDSVSVPAERRAAVWERLLNTLPDDFYQQAATEITLEQAPAVAADFLNNKIQGRTLVKIGG; encoded by the coding sequence ATGAAAGCATTGGTTCTGGAACAACAAGACAAGGCCACGCTGGCCGAAGTGAAAGAGATTGCGCTGCCGGACATGGCGGCAGGCGACGTACTGGTTGATATCAGCTGGTCAGGGCTGAATTACAAAGATGCCCTGGCCATTACCGGGAAAGGCAAAATCATTCGTCAGTTTCCGATGGTGCCGGGCATTGATTTTGCCGGCCATGTCAGCCGCAGTAACGACCCGCGTTTCTCCGTCGGGCAATCCGTCATTCTCACCGGCTGGGGCGTCGGCGAAACGCACTGGGGCGGTCTGGCGGAGCAGGCATGCGTCAAAGGTGACTGGCTGGTCGCGCTGCCGGAAGGTCTGGCTGCGCGCAATGCCATGATTATCGGCACCGCCGGTTTCACTGCCATGCTGTGCGTCATGGCGCTGGAAGAGGCGGGCGTGACACCCGAAAGCGGCACCGTGGTCGTGACGGGTGCCAGCGGCGGCGTGGGTAGTACGGCGGTGGCCTTGTTGCATACACTCGGTTATACCGTGGCTGCGGTGACGGGCCGTGAATCTACGCATGACTATCTGCGTAAACTGGGTGCCAGCGAAATTCTCTCCCGCGATGATTTTGCAGAGACCCGTCCGCTGGAAAAACAAGTCTGGGCCGGTGCGGTCGATACCGTCGGTGACAAAGTGCTGGCTAAACTGCTGGCGCAAACCAACTACGGCGGTTGCGTGGCGGCCTGCGGTCTGGCCGGGGGCTTCAACCTGCCGACGACCGTGATGCCGTTTATTCTGCGCAACGTCCGTTTGCAGGGGGTGGATTCGGTTTCGGTTCCCGCTGAACGCCGTGCTGCCGTCTGGGAGCGTTTACTGAATACGCTGCCGGATGATTTTTATCAGCAGGCCGCGACGGAAATTACCCTGGAACAAGCTCCGGCTGTCGCAGCCGATTTCCTGAACAATAAAATTCAGGGACGGACGCTGGTAAAAATCGGCGGCTGA
- a CDS encoding chemotaxis protein, with translation MDNFQKEIDERTNLTSSNRFELLLFRLGTSPDDEQSELFGINVFKLREIVPMPTLTKAAGMVSPMMGMANIRGEIIPVIDLPAVVGCVPKTGLNILLVTEYARSTQAFAVESVDDIVRLEWSQVLAAEAGVKSRNITSIARLDSDKSSNRLALVLDVEQILHDIIPNSNINMDKKKTSAFKLKPGTVAIVAEDSKVARQMLEKGLNMMEIPAQMHVTGLEAWNKIRKMAEECKAQGLPISDKISFVLTDLEMPEMDGFTLTLNIKRDEFLKNIPVIIHSSLSGSANEDHVRKVGADGYVAKFEINELEAAIHKALDAKKIAHV, from the coding sequence ATGGATAATTTTCAGAAAGAAATTGATGAGAGAACCAATCTCACTTCATCAAACCGGTTTGAGCTTTTGCTGTTCCGTCTGGGGACCTCTCCGGATGATGAGCAATCTGAACTTTTTGGTATCAACGTTTTTAAATTGCGCGAAATCGTGCCGATGCCAACGCTGACCAAAGCCGCCGGAATGGTCTCGCCGATGATGGGCATGGCGAACATCCGTGGCGAAATTATTCCGGTCATCGACCTGCCTGCCGTGGTGGGATGCGTACCAAAAACCGGCCTGAACATTTTGCTGGTCACCGAATATGCGCGCAGCACCCAGGCGTTTGCAGTGGAATCCGTAGACGACATTGTGCGTCTTGAATGGAGTCAGGTGCTGGCCGCCGAAGCCGGTGTGAAGAGCCGCAACATCACCAGTATTGCGCGTCTGGACAGCGATAAATCCAGTAACCGTCTGGCGCTGGTGCTCGACGTCGAACAAATTCTCCATGACATTATTCCCAACAGCAATATCAACATGGATAAGAAGAAAACCAGCGCGTTTAAACTCAAGCCGGGTACGGTGGCGATTGTCGCCGAAGACTCTAAAGTTGCCCGTCAGATGCTGGAAAAAGGCCTGAACATGATGGAGATTCCGGCGCAGATGCATGTCACCGGTCTGGAAGCCTGGAATAAAATCCGCAAAATGGCCGAAGAATGCAAAGCCCAGGGGCTGCCCATTTCCGATAAAATCTCCTTTGTCTTAACTGATCTGGAAATGCCGGAAATGGATGGCTTTACGCTGACGCTCAATATCAAGCGTGATGAATTCCTGAAAAATATTCCGGTGATCATTCACTCTTCATTATCCGGCAGCGCCAACGAAGATCACGTGCGTAAAGTGGGCGCCGACGGTTACGTGGCGAAGTTTGAAATCAACGAACTGGAAGCGGCTATTCATAAAGCGCTGGATGCGAAGAAAATCGCCCATGTGTAA
- a CDS encoding MsnO8 family LLM class oxidoreductase, translated as MNYRLSLLDQSPINDGQTAAQALDATLTFALAAEKLGYHRLWVSEHHDTEKLAGSSPEVLIAWLLARTSRLRIGSGGVMLQHYSPFKVAENFHLLSSLAPDRVDIGIGKAPGGLPLSTKALRAHAPAESSPGFPAQLQQLTHYLTHLDDHLAGTEARALPRPPVAPQRFLLGASKESARLAASLGWNFVFAGFINASAQVMTESVLAFHEYSAGQGQALVSLAALAAQTREQAAELVTGQHNFRVTLGDRHVTVGSREQAEAFVRQSGATQYQIEQQQISVLHGTPGDIHEQLRDIQRRLCVNEFVIHTPLTEAGVRLKSIELLAGQL; from the coding sequence GTGAATTACCGACTGAGTTTATTAGATCAAAGCCCGATCAATGACGGGCAGACCGCTGCGCAGGCGCTAGACGCCACGCTGACTTTTGCGCTGGCAGCAGAAAAACTGGGCTATCACCGTTTATGGGTGTCAGAACATCACGATACTGAAAAGCTGGCCGGTAGCTCGCCGGAAGTGTTGATCGCCTGGCTGCTGGCGCGCACTTCCCGGCTGCGGATCGGCTCCGGCGGTGTGATGCTGCAACATTACAGCCCGTTTAAAGTGGCAGAGAATTTCCATCTGTTGTCATCACTGGCGCCGGATCGCGTGGATATCGGCATCGGCAAAGCGCCCGGTGGTTTACCCCTGTCAACCAAAGCGCTGCGTGCCCACGCACCGGCCGAATCATCGCCTGGTTTCCCGGCGCAGTTACAGCAACTGACACATTATCTCACGCATCTGGATGACCATCTGGCGGGCACAGAAGCCCGTGCGTTGCCGCGTCCGCCGGTGGCACCGCAGCGATTTTTACTCGGTGCCAGCAAAGAAAGCGCGCGTCTGGCCGCGTCACTGGGCTGGAACTTTGTCTTCGCCGGTTTTATCAATGCTTCAGCGCAAGTGATGACCGAATCGGTGCTGGCCTTCCACGAATATTCCGCCGGACAAGGGCAGGCGCTGGTCAGTCTGGCGGCCCTGGCGGCACAAACCCGCGAGCAGGCCGCTGAACTGGTGACCGGCCAGCATAATTTTCGCGTCACGCTGGGCGACCGGCACGTTACGGTGGGTTCCCGAGAACAGGCTGAAGCCTTTGTGCGGCAGTCAGGTGCGACGCAATACCAGATCGAACAGCAGCAAATCAGCGTGCTGCACGGCACGCCGGGCGATATCCACGAGCAACTGCGCGATATTCAGCGCCGCCTGTGCGTGAACGAATTTGTTATTCACACTCCACTGACTGAAGCCGGTGTGCGGCTGAAGTCCATCGAATTGCTGGCTGGCCAGCTTTAA
- a CDS encoding MBL fold metallo-hydrolase, translated as MNVNFPTRDLGDISVTAVSDGYLHVDFGMLSNVDEDECKEIQRSAQVSELNAVHINTFLVRQKGKNILIDSGAGGVKGWGGKLVANLDLLGIQPGNIDAVLLTHAHPDHIGGLLNSEGEAVFANAELIINSDEFNYLQDDENFAAVSDRVKGNFLLARSIFKKYQKNLRLIDKGEVFPGVFAIPLKGHTPGHTGYRIEGNRDSLLIWGDIVHFPHIQLLKPDVAIAFDYDPQMAAETRSRILESVSSDSVLVGGMHFGEQGFGYIEKRKSGYVTVDIH; from the coding sequence ATGAATGTTAATTTTCCAACAAGAGATCTCGGCGATATATCGGTTACTGCGGTAAGTGATGGATATCTGCATGTCGACTTCGGAATGCTTTCAAATGTGGATGAGGACGAGTGCAAGGAAATTCAGCGCAGTGCACAAGTCAGTGAACTCAATGCGGTGCATATTAATACTTTTTTAGTCCGCCAGAAGGGTAAAAATATTCTTATCGATAGCGGGGCAGGAGGCGTTAAGGGCTGGGGCGGCAAACTGGTTGCTAATCTGGATCTGCTGGGGATACAACCTGGCAATATTGACGCGGTATTACTCACACATGCCCATCCTGATCATATTGGCGGATTGTTAAACTCAGAAGGTGAGGCTGTATTTGCTAATGCCGAATTGATCATAAACAGCGATGAATTTAATTATCTGCAAGATGATGAAAATTTCGCTGCCGTCAGTGACCGCGTAAAAGGCAATTTCCTGCTGGCGCGAAGTATATTCAAAAAGTATCAGAAAAATCTTCGTCTCATCGATAAAGGCGAGGTATTTCCTGGTGTTTTTGCGATCCCGCTGAAAGGTCACACGCCGGGTCATACAGGTTACCGGATTGAGGGTAACAGAGATAGCCTGTTGATTTGGGGTGATATTGTTCATTTTCCTCATATTCAACTGCTAAAACCGGATGTTGCCATTGCCTTTGACTATGATCCTCAAATGGCGGCAGAGACACGTTCCCGCATACTTGAAAGCGTGAGCTCGGACAGCGTTCTTGTCGGTGGTATGCATTTTGGCGAACAAGGATTTGGTTATATTGAAAAACGTAAATCCGGATACGTGACCGTCGATATCCACTAG
- a CDS encoding LLM class flavin-dependent oxidoreductase produces MSHSKSIKLGLMLHGAGGHMNSWRHEKAPADASVNFPYFRDLALRAEAAGFDFLFVADGLHINEKSLPHFLNRFEPVALLSALASATHSIGLAGTISTSYSDPFTVARQLASIDNISQGRAGWNVVTSPLAGSAKNFGKDHPEHALRYQIAEEYISVVQGLWDSWEDGAFVRDRESGVFFDAAKLHKLNHQGQFFSVEGPLNIQRSPQGQPVIFQAGASDAGIALAGKSADAVFTNARTLEEAQEYSAKLQAQVSKNGRHPVGIFPGISPIVGKTEEEAEAKYQYLLSLLSLDDALAYLGRFFDHHDFSQYPPDGPFPELGDLGQNTFRSTTDSIKKLAREENLTLREVAYQTTLPRGEFFGTPEQVADQLIRWVEEGGASGFIISGPVLTEALDDITRLVLPVLEARGYWHPSQATTLRERLNIPFKTNRYSVQETRRETVNEK; encoded by the coding sequence ATGAGCCATTCAAAAAGTATCAAGCTGGGTCTGATGTTGCACGGTGCCGGCGGCCACATGAATTCGTGGCGTCACGAAAAAGCGCCTGCGGATGCCAGTGTCAATTTCCCCTATTTCCGTGATTTAGCCTTGCGCGCCGAAGCGGCTGGTTTTGATTTCCTGTTTGTGGCCGACGGATTACACATCAACGAAAAATCACTGCCGCATTTCCTCAACCGTTTCGAACCTGTCGCGTTGCTGTCTGCGCTGGCTTCGGCCACCCACAGCATCGGGCTGGCAGGCACTATTTCAACTTCGTACAGCGATCCCTTTACCGTCGCACGTCAGCTGGCGTCAATAGATAACATCAGTCAGGGACGGGCGGGCTGGAACGTGGTGACTTCGCCGCTGGCCGGTTCGGCGAAAAACTTCGGCAAAGACCATCCTGAACATGCGCTGCGCTATCAGATTGCCGAAGAATACATCAGCGTGGTGCAGGGACTGTGGGATTCGTGGGAAGACGGCGCGTTTGTGCGTGACCGCGAAAGTGGTGTGTTCTTCGACGCGGCGAAGCTGCATAAACTGAATCATCAGGGACAGTTTTTCTCGGTCGAAGGGCCGCTGAATATCCAGCGTTCACCGCAAGGGCAGCCGGTGATTTTCCAGGCTGGCGCGTCGGATGCCGGTATCGCGCTGGCAGGTAAATCTGCCGATGCCGTTTTCACTAACGCCCGGACGCTGGAAGAAGCGCAGGAATATTCGGCAAAATTACAGGCACAGGTCAGCAAAAATGGCCGCCATCCGGTGGGGATTTTCCCTGGCATCAGCCCGATTGTCGGCAAAACCGAAGAGGAAGCCGAGGCCAAATATCAGTATCTTCTGTCGCTGTTGTCACTTGACGATGCGCTGGCCTATCTCGGGCGATTCTTCGATCACCATGATTTCAGCCAGTATCCGCCGGACGGCCCGTTCCCTGAACTGGGCGATTTAGGCCAAAACACTTTCCGCTCCACCACCGACAGCATCAAGAAGCTGGCGCGGGAGGAAAACCTGACGCTGCGTGAAGTGGCGTATCAGACCACGCTGCCGCGCGGCGAATTCTTCGGCACGCCTGAGCAGGTCGCCGACCAGTTGATCCGCTGGGTGGAAGAGGGCGGTGCCAGCGGATTCATCATCAGCGGACCGGTACTGACCGAAGCGCTGGACGACATTACCCGGCTGGTGTTACCGGTGCTGGAAGCCCGTGGCTACTGGCATCCCTCGCAGGCAACGACGTTGCGTGAGCGCCTGAATATTCCGTTCAAAACCAACCGTTATAGCGTGCAGGAAACCCGCCGCGAGACAGTGAACGAAAAATAG